The Pirellulales bacterium DNA window GACGGCGGGATGGCGATTTTCGATATCGCCGTCGACAACGGGGCGGAAAAGCTCTACTGGACCGACGCCATCGGCCAAACGATTCGCAGGTCGAATTTCGACGGCTCGAACCAGGAGACGTTGCGCACCAGCGAACGCGACGTTTACGCCCTGGATCTCGATCTGAGCGCCGGTCAGATGTATTGGACCAATTCGGCGACCGGCGAGATTCGTCGCTCCAACCTCGATGGATCGAGTCCCGAAACGCTGTTGACGTTGTCGGACGTGACCGGGCTGGCCTTGGATGTCGCCGGCGGAAAGATGTATTTCGGCTCGCGCGCGCCGAGCATGTCGCTGATTCAACGGGCCAACCTCGACGGTAGCGGCGTCGAGACGCTGTATTCGATCCCGGGGCCCTTTGGCGCGATCCCCGCGCAACTGGCGCTCGATCTGATGAATCAGCAGGTGTACTGGACGGACGAATCCCACGGAGGAATTCAATACGCCAGTATGGACGGCACCGGGGCCGTGAGCTCCGTGCCCAACGTGACCGAGGTCGCCTACGCACTCGATCTCGTCGCGGTGCCGGAGCCGGCGAGCGTCACGCATCTGGTCGGGGTGGCGATCGTGTTTGCCGGGTCGATGCTGATTCGCCGGCGTCGCCAGGGAGCCACGCGCGGCAACGCGTGAGGACGCTCTACGGCTCGCCCAGCGGCAGTTCGACTGCCTGGCCCGAGGTTGCGCTGCGGGCCACGGCCTCGGTGAACTCCATGTAGCGCACGCCGGTGACGAAATCGGTGTATTCGACCGGCTTTTCGCCGCGGATCGCGGCGACGAAATCGGCCTCGACGCGCCAGCCCGCCTCGGCCTCGCTGGGCAGCGGCAGCTCGGTCAGTTGGGCGTCGCCGCGGCGCCCCCAGAGCAGCCGTTCGTGCGGGGCCAGCTCATAGCGCAGCGTGCCTTCGCTGCCGTAGAGATGGATCTGCATGCCGGGGCCGAAATGGCTCACGCCGCTGAAATGGTAGAGGCCCCGCGCGCCATCGTCCCAGGCCACGAGCGCCTGCACGCTGTCGGGCGTGCCGACGCGGCGCCGCAGGCCCGTCTCCGGATCGAGCCGTTCGGAGATGAAGGCGTGCATCTGCGCGAAGACGCGCACGGGATCGGGCAGCCAGCGGCACAGCGTTTCGTGAACGATGCC harbors:
- a CDS encoding DUF5050 domain-containing protein; amino-acid sequence: MNRRDQLQLAMKSSVLVLALSGTSHFLSSPGVVVAGPLDVYYYTANEPATIERIQPDGSGQTTLVTQGIFGTALKVNAPRNEIYFSDWDLGYIGESVPNKIYRSNLDGTGITTIVDDGGMAIFDIAVDNGAEKLYWTDAIGQTIRRSNFDGSNQETLRTSERDVYALDLDLSAGQMYWTNSATGEIRRSNLDGSSPETLLTLSDVTGLALDVAGGKMYFGSRAPSMSLIQRANLDGSGVETLYSIPGPFGAIPAQLALDLMNQQVYWTDESHGGIQYASMDGTGAVSSVPNVTEVAYALDLVAVPEPASVTHLVGVAIVFAGSMLIRRRRQGATRGNA